From one Streptomyces sp. SCSIO 30461 genomic stretch:
- a CDS encoding SDR family NAD(P)-dependent oxidoreductase, translating to MGNEGRLRDYLRRAMAELHETREKLRAVEERGSEPVAIVGMACRFPGGVGSPEALWELVSSGADAVSPFPTDRGWDVESLFDPEPGVPGHSYVREGGFLHEAGEFDAEFFGISPREAVAMDPQQRLLLETSWEALERAGIDPLSLKGSRTGVFVGSMYHDYGTDRTASGEDAGGYGGTGTSGSVVSGRISYTLGLEGPAVTVDTACSSSLVALHQAAQALRAGECDLALAGGVTVMSTPATFVEFSQQRGLATDGRCKAFAEGADGTGWAEGAGVLLVERLSDAVRKGHRVLAVIRGSAVNQDGASNGLTAPNGPSQQRVIRAALTNAGLDTTDVDAVEAHGTGTRLGDPIEAQALLATYGQRPAGTPLWLGSLKSNIGHAQAAAGVGGVIKMVMAIQNGLLPKTLHIDTPSSQVDWNTGQVELLTEPRTWPDTGRPRRAGVSSFGVSGTNAHVIIEQAPAPQAAEPAEDEAPTRELPVIPQIVTARSKPALRAQSERLRNHLERERDHGREPRPLDIAYSLATTRPMFEHRRVTLGTTTIEGTAGTPGRTVLVFPGQGTQWTGMAAELLDTSPVFANRFHECANALAPHIDYDPTETLRTHAPLDRADIVQPITWAVMVSLAELWHHLGITPDAVIGHSQGEIAAATVCGALTLNDAARIIALRAKLITHHLTGHGTMASIPLPPHTIQQHLTTTPYHQRITIAATNGPNSTIIAGDNEAITHTITTYQNQNIRARHIPVDYPSHSTHVQHIKNQLLDALTPIKPRPSHTPFYSTVHATHITDTTTLTPDYWYQNLRQTVRFEETIRLLLDNGHTTYIETSAHPVLTTGIHETTDTTPHHITTTGTLRRNEGGLQRLLTSAAHLFTHGTNINWTNLFHHTNPQTINLPTYPFQHQHYWHQPTTPTNTTTHPTDTWRYRTTWKHLHHTQTPTLKGRWLLVIPETLTNTETTQLAQQTLRDHGATVEPLIVNPAAADRSLLRARLAETTDRPETEPLTGILSLLALTQDTHPDHPTVPLGLASTLTLTQAAADAGTEARLWAVTSGAVAVSPAESPSPVQAQIWGLGRVAALELPVCWGGLADLPATADARAFQQLAGVLAAPGTDDQVAVRSSGTYGRRLVQAPAAPAAVRTRPRGTVLVVGDIAAVAGPLAGHLLDGGAERIVLSGLTGTLADEIATPGGPLAGLADRTTVVPCELDDQEGLRALLAAHTPSAVYVAPPTAPLTTLTETTMEGFAASIDAKTGLATRLDALLADTELDAFVVFSSVAGVWGGAGQGGYAAGTAYLDALADGRRDRGLPATSVAWTPWQDVAAGPAAEQLFRTGVSFLDPERALDMLDGIVARGETGITVADIDWERFEPAYTAARPSALLDELPAVRRLRAAERAAADERDTTGLAAVLRDKSDEEQQRELVRLVRTHVAAVLGHATGDGIAPDRAFKELGFNSVTAVELRNRLREATGLSLAPSLVFDHPTTAAVARHLRDLASGVQEPDTAAPFVTAPAGGDGEPIAIVSMACRFPGGINTPDELWHLVARGGDAITAFPTNRGWDLDGLYDPDPEAQGRTYVREGGFLHEATDFDPEFFGISPREALAMDPQQRLLLETSWEALERAGIDPNVLRGSRTGVFVGTNGQHYMPLLQNGEEDFDGYLGTGNSASVMSGRLSYVFGLEGPAVTVDTACSASLVALHLAVQSLRRGECGMALVGGATVMSTPEMLVEFSRQRVMSPSGRSRAFAAGADGVALGEGAGMLLVERLSDAERNGHPVLAVIRGSAVNQDGASNGLTAPNGPSQQRVIRQALADAGLRPEDIDAVEAHGTGTELGDPIEAQAVLATYGDARPAGDPLWLGSVKSNIGHTQAAAGVAGVIKMVLALRGNTLPRTLHVDEPTPRVDWSAGAVSLLTDDVPWPERATLRRAAVSAFGISGTNAHVIVEEAPRPDSTAGTADDGGQGGVEDTNWWEEVTVPLLFSARSESALRAQAARLRAGLVEHPGMHPADAGYTLMTARSRFEHRAAVIGESREELLDALNSLAQDRPHLAVLRGTAGPSDRIAFVFPGQGSQWPAMAEGLLDRSPAFRESAQACDTALRSYLDWSVMDVLRQVPGAPALSRVDVVQPVLFTMMVSLAEAWRAIGVHPDAVVGHSQGEIAAACVSGGLSLDDAARIVALRSQAWLTLAGKGGMLAVSLPAEEIRPRLERFGDRLSVAAVNSPGTAAVAGDPEALRELLEELTAEGIHARAIPGVDTAGHSAQVDALRDHLMEVLAPVSPRTGQIPFYSTVTGGLLDTAALDSAYWYRNMREPVEFEQATRSLIADGYEVFLEPSPHPMLATSLQETVADACGRAAVLGTLRREKGGARWFGAALGMAHISGVEIDADALFGTDSRHVDLPTYPFQRERYWYHAPARRGDAAGIGIREAGHPLLGGGVELPESGSVVYTARLGSDTQPWLADHALMGTALLPGAALMDLALWAGRQHGCDRLDELILQAPVVLPDNGAIELSLLVTAADEAGKRTLTVHSREAGVDPGSPWRRHAEAVVASVDGGPAPAAPASADGAWPPAAAQPATGTDPESFYEQFTGRGYDYGPLFRGFRAGWTEGTTVHAEVALPQHADETTAGFGLHPALLDAALQAMSLGSFFPEDGTARMPFAVRGVRLYAEGVARLRVSISPAGAEAVRLLCTDDTGRPVLAVDELVVRTVSDEQLTAGPAGGSKRNGSLYEVDWQQLPVTQALPVRRIAVVGEDHAKIATALEATGNAGEWYPDLEALFEAVSVGQAPDTVVVSFPHLPCPDARSAHTTAHRALDLAQAWLEHGSALSGTTLVLVTRGAVAAGGDDEPGDPAAATLWGLVRSAQSEEPGRFALLDVDTDSVNVTALTAALACGEPQAAVRGSAVRVPRLVRTGADGARGDVLLPPAESTSWRLATSGTGTMEGLRLAAAPDALGELLEGQVRVSVRAAGLNFRDTLIALGMYPGDAAVMGAEGAGVVTEVGPGVTGLAPGDRVLGMWTGGFGPYAIADHRMVAPIPTGWTYAEAASVPAVFLTAQYALTRLAKAEPGQSVLVHAAAGGVGMAALQLARHHGLTVYATASTGKWDTLRHLGLGDEAISDSRTLGFADAFLTETGGDGVDIVLNSLAGEFVDAGLRLLPRGGHFLELGKADVRDPRRIAADHPGTVYQAFDLVQAGPETVGEMLRELLALFEAGVLVSLPMTTYEIRHAREAFRALSQARHTGKLVLTLPPSFGPYGTVLVTGGTGTLGSAVARHLVAEHGVRHLVLAGRQGLEADGAPELAAELTALGAEVAVRACDAGDREQLAALLAAIPRDQPLTGVVHTAGVLADGTLPTLTPEVLDTALHPKVDAVLNLHDLTRDLDLSAFIMYSSSSALFGSPGQGGYAAANAFLDAFAGYRRSLGLPAVSLAWGLWSSSSRMAEHLDQSGMHRRLARGGIMPLTDAEGLALFDSAQTVDNPLLVPIRLNHAALRAAGPVPAFLSSLVDGADTRSGRRAQEGPAETLADRLAGLSAEGQAEVVLEAVRTHAAAVLNHGGPESIVVDRAFKELGFDSLTAVEMRNRLAAATGLRLAATLVFDHPTPEALAAHLRRELAAEGAAAAPAAPDARGTSVMAELDRLEALFGTLAGQAADSAVTDETAHKEIANRLTALAGLWGGIGSGSGGTHLADSEGESVAASIEDAEDDEIFAFIDERF from the coding sequence ATCGGCAACGAGGGCAGGCTCCGCGACTACCTACGCCGGGCCATGGCCGAGCTGCACGAGACCCGAGAGAAGCTGCGTGCGGTCGAGGAGCGCGGCAGCGAGCCCGTCGCGATCGTGGGGATGGCGTGCCGTTTCCCTGGTGGGGTCGGTTCGCCGGAGGCGTTGTGGGAGTTGGTGTCCTCGGGTGCGGACGCGGTGTCGCCGTTCCCGACCGACCGCGGTTGGGACGTGGAGTCCCTGTTCGATCCCGAGCCGGGTGTTCCGGGGCACTCCTATGTGCGTGAGGGCGGCTTCCTGCACGAGGCGGGCGAGTTCGACGCGGAGTTCTTCGGGATCTCGCCGCGCGAGGCGGTGGCGATGGACCCGCAGCAGCGGCTGCTGCTGGAGACCTCCTGGGAGGCCCTGGAACGCGCCGGCATCGATCCCCTCTCCCTGAAGGGCTCCCGCACCGGCGTGTTCGTCGGCTCGATGTACCACGACTACGGCACCGACCGGACCGCCTCCGGCGAGGACGCGGGCGGCTACGGCGGTACCGGCACCTCCGGCAGTGTGGTCTCCGGCCGCATCTCCTACACGCTCGGGCTCGAAGGACCCGCTGTCACCGTGGACACGGCCTGCTCGTCCTCCCTGGTGGCACTCCATCAGGCGGCCCAGGCCCTGCGCGCGGGTGAGTGCGACCTCGCCCTGGCAGGCGGCGTCACCGTCATGTCCACACCTGCCACCTTCGTGGAGTTCTCGCAGCAGCGGGGTCTGGCCACTGACGGACGGTGCAAGGCGTTCGCGGAAGGCGCCGACGGCACCGGCTGGGCCGAGGGCGCGGGCGTACTGCTGGTCGAACGACTCTCCGACGCCGTCCGCAAGGGACACCGCGTGCTCGCCGTCATCCGCGGTTCGGCGGTGAACCAGGACGGCGCCAGCAACGGACTCACCGCCCCCAACGGCCCATCCCAGCAACGCGTCATCCGTGCCGCCCTCACGAATGCCGGACTGGACACCACCGACGTGGACGCCGTCGAAGCCCACGGCACCGGCACCCGACTCGGCGACCCCATCGAAGCCCAAGCCCTCCTGGCCACCTACGGCCAACGCCCCGCAGGCACACCCCTGTGGCTGGGTTCGCTGAAGTCGAACATCGGACACGCCCAAGCCGCCGCAGGTGTCGGCGGAGTCATCAAAATGGTGATGGCGATACAGAACGGCCTGCTCCCCAAGACCCTGCACATCGACACCCCTTCCTCGCAGGTGGACTGGAACACCGGCCAAGTCGAGCTGCTCACCGAACCCCGCACCTGGCCCGACACCGGACGCCCACGCCGCGCCGGCGTGTCCTCCTTCGGCGTCAGCGGCACCAACGCCCACGTCATCATCGAACAGGCCCCAGCACCCCAGGCGGCCGAACCCGCCGAGGACGAGGCACCCACCCGCGAGCTACCCGTCATCCCCCAGATCGTCACCGCCCGCTCCAAACCCGCGCTCAGGGCTCAGAGCGAGCGGCTGCGGAACCACCTGGAACGCGAGCGCGACCACGGCAGGGAACCACGCCCCCTCGACATCGCCTACTCACTGGCAACCACCCGCCCGATGTTCGAACACCGCCGCGTCACCCTCGGCACCACCACCATCGAAGGCACAGCAGGCACTCCGGGCCGCACGGTGCTGGTGTTCCCCGGACAGGGAACCCAATGGACCGGCATGGCCGCCGAACTCCTCGACACCAGCCCCGTCTTCGCCAACCGATTCCACGAATGCGCCAACGCACTCGCCCCCCACATCGACTACGACCCCACCGAGACCCTCCGCACCCACGCACCCCTGGACCGCGCCGACATCGTCCAACCCATCACCTGGGCCGTCATGGTCTCCCTCGCCGAACTCTGGCACCACCTCGGCATCACCCCCGACGCCGTCATCGGCCACTCCCAAGGCGAAATAGCCGCCGCCACCGTCTGCGGCGCACTCACCCTCAACGACGCCGCCCGCATCATCGCCCTCCGCGCCAAACTCATCACCCACCACCTCACCGGCCACGGCACCATGGCCTCCATCCCCCTCCCACCCCACACCATCCAGCAACACCTCACCACCACCCCCTACCACCAACGCATCACCATCGCCGCCACCAACGGACCCAACAGCACCATCATCGCCGGCGACAACGAAGCCATCACCCACACCATCACCACCTACCAGAACCAAAACATCCGAGCCCGCCACATCCCCGTCGACTACCCCTCCCACTCCACCCACGTCCAACACATCAAAAACCAACTCCTCGACGCACTCACCCCCATCAAACCCCGCCCCTCCCACACCCCCTTCTACTCCACCGTCCACGCCACCCACATCACCGACACCACCACACTCACCCCCGACTACTGGTACCAAAACCTCCGCCAAACCGTCCGCTTCGAAGAAACCATCCGACTCCTCCTCGACAACGGACACACCACCTACATCGAAACCAGCGCCCACCCCGTCCTCACCACCGGCATCCACGAAACCACCGACACCACCCCCCACCACATCACCACCACCGGCACACTCCGCCGCAACGAAGGCGGACTCCAACGCCTCCTCACCTCAGCCGCCCACCTCTTCACCCACGGCACCAACATCAACTGGACCAACCTCTTCCACCACACCAACCCCCAAACCATCAACCTCCCCACCTACCCCTTCCAACACCAGCACTACTGGCATCAACCAACCACCCCCACCAACACCACCACCCACCCCACCGACACCTGGCGCTACCGCACCACCTGGAAACACCTCCACCACACCCAAACCCCCACACTCAAAGGCCGCTGGCTCCTCGTCATCCCCGAAACCCTCACCAACACCGAAACCACCCAACTCGCCCAACAAACCCTGCGCGACCACGGCGCCACCGTCGAACCACTCATCGTGAACCCGGCCGCAGCCGACCGATCCCTGCTAAGAGCCCGACTCGCCGAAACCACCGACCGCCCAGAAACCGAACCACTCACCGGCATCCTCTCCCTCCTCGCCCTCACCCAAGACACACACCCCGACCACCCAACCGTCCCACTCGGCCTCGCCAGCACCCTCACCCTCACCCAAGCCGCCGCCGACGCCGGCACCGAAGCCCGCCTATGGGCCGTCACATCCGGCGCCGTGGCCGTGTCCCCGGCCGAGTCCCCGTCCCCCGTGCAGGCCCAGATCTGGGGCCTCGGAAGGGTCGCAGCCCTCGAACTCCCCGTCTGCTGGGGCGGACTCGCCGACCTGCCGGCCACCGCCGACGCCCGCGCCTTCCAGCAGCTGGCCGGCGTCCTCGCCGCACCGGGCACCGACGACCAGGTCGCAGTCCGCAGCTCCGGCACATACGGCCGCCGCCTGGTCCAGGCGCCCGCCGCACCGGCCGCCGTACGGACCCGCCCGCGCGGCACCGTCCTCGTCGTCGGCGACATCGCCGCCGTGGCGGGACCCCTCGCCGGCCACCTACTGGACGGTGGCGCGGAGCGGATCGTCCTCTCCGGGCTCACCGGCACTCTCGCGGACGAGATCGCGACCCCAGGCGGCCCGCTCGCCGGGCTCGCCGACCGCACCACCGTGGTCCCGTGCGAGCTCGACGACCAGGAGGGGCTGCGCGCCCTGCTCGCCGCGCACACCCCGTCCGCGGTCTATGTCGCGCCGCCGACAGCCCCCCTGACCACCCTCACGGAAACCACGATGGAGGGCTTCGCCGCCTCCATCGACGCCAAGACCGGCCTCGCCACCCGCCTTGACGCCCTGTTGGCGGACACGGAACTCGACGCGTTCGTCGTCTTCTCCTCCGTCGCCGGTGTCTGGGGCGGCGCGGGCCAGGGCGGGTACGCGGCAGGCACGGCGTACCTCGACGCACTCGCGGACGGCCGCCGCGACCGCGGGCTGCCCGCCACCTCCGTGGCCTGGACCCCCTGGCAGGACGTCGCCGCCGGCCCCGCCGCCGAGCAGCTGTTCCGCACCGGCGTGTCCTTCCTCGACCCCGAGCGCGCCCTCGACATGCTCGACGGGATCGTGGCTCGCGGCGAGACCGGCATCACCGTCGCCGACATCGACTGGGAGCGCTTCGAGCCCGCGTACACAGCGGCCCGGCCCTCGGCACTCCTCGACGAACTGCCCGCCGTGCGGCGGCTCCGGGCCGCCGAACGGGCGGCAGCGGACGAGCGGGACACCACCGGCCTGGCGGCCGTCCTGCGTGACAAGTCCGACGAGGAGCAGCAACGCGAACTGGTGCGCCTCGTACGCACGCACGTCGCCGCCGTGCTCGGCCACGCCACCGGCGACGGCATCGCCCCCGACCGGGCCTTCAAGGAACTGGGCTTCAACTCGGTCACCGCGGTCGAACTGCGCAACCGCCTCCGGGAGGCTACCGGGCTGAGCCTGGCCCCCTCGCTCGTCTTCGACCACCCCACCACCGCGGCCGTCGCCCGGCACCTCCGGGACCTGGCCAGCGGGGTCCAGGAGCCGGACACCGCGGCCCCGTTCGTCACCGCCCCCGCCGGCGGGGACGGCGAACCCATCGCCATCGTCTCCATGGCCTGCCGCTTCCCGGGCGGCATCAACACGCCCGACGAGCTGTGGCATCTCGTGGCCCGCGGAGGCGATGCCATCACCGCCTTCCCCACCAACCGCGGCTGGGACCTCGACGGGCTGTACGACCCGGATCCGGAGGCCCAGGGCCGCACGTACGTCCGCGAGGGCGGCTTCCTCCACGAGGCCACCGACTTCGACCCCGAGTTCTTCGGCATCTCGCCCCGCGAGGCCCTCGCCATGGACCCGCAGCAACGGCTGCTGCTGGAGACCTCCTGGGAGGCCCTGGAACGCGCCGGCATCGACCCGAACGTCCTGCGCGGCAGCCGCACCGGAGTGTTCGTCGGCACCAACGGCCAGCACTACATGCCGCTGCTTCAGAACGGCGAAGAGGACTTCGACGGCTACCTCGGCACCGGCAACTCCGCCAGCGTCATGTCCGGCCGCCTCTCCTACGTCTTCGGCCTCGAAGGCCCCGCTGTCACCGTCGACACCGCCTGCTCGGCCTCACTGGTCGCCCTGCACCTGGCCGTCCAGTCGCTGCGCCGCGGTGAATGCGGAATGGCCCTGGTCGGTGGCGCCACCGTCATGTCCACCCCGGAAATGCTGGTCGAGTTCTCCCGCCAGCGCGTCATGTCACCTTCCGGGCGCTCCCGGGCCTTCGCGGCCGGGGCCGACGGGGTCGCCCTCGGTGAGGGTGCCGGCATGCTGCTCGTCGAGCGCCTGTCCGATGCCGAACGCAACGGACACCCCGTGCTCGCCGTCATCCGCGGCTCCGCCGTCAACCAGGACGGTGCCAGCAACGGACTCACCGCCCCCAACGGCCCATCCCAGCAACGCGTCATCCGACAGGCCCTGGCCGATGCCGGACTGCGCCCGGAGGACATCGACGCAGTCGAGGCACACGGCACCGGCACCGAACTCGGCGACCCCATCGAGGCGCAGGCCGTCCTGGCCACCTACGGCGACGCGCGCCCGGCCGGCGATCCACTGTGGCTCGGATCGGTCAAGTCCAACATCGGCCACACCCAGGCCGCCGCCGGCGTCGCCGGCGTCATCAAGATGGTCCTCGCGCTGCGCGGCAACACCCTGCCCCGGACCCTTCATGTGGACGAGCCGACCCCGCGGGTCGACTGGAGCGCCGGAGCCGTGTCCCTGCTCACCGACGACGTGCCCTGGCCCGAGCGGGCAACCCTGCGCCGCGCCGCAGTCTCCGCCTTCGGTATCAGCGGTACGAACGCCCACGTCATCGTGGAGGAGGCACCGCGCCCCGACAGCACGGCCGGCACCGCCGACGACGGCGGTCAGGGCGGCGTCGAGGACACCAACTGGTGGGAAGAGGTCACCGTCCCGCTGCTGTTCTCGGCCCGCTCCGAGTCGGCGCTGCGCGCCCAGGCCGCCCGGCTGCGCGCGGGGCTCGTCGAGCATCCCGGTATGCACCCCGCCGATGCCGGCTACACCCTGATGACGGCCCGCTCCCGCTTCGAGCACCGGGCCGCCGTCATCGGCGAGAGCCGCGAGGAGCTGCTCGACGCCCTCAACTCCCTCGCCCAGGACCGGCCGCACCTGGCCGTGCTCCGCGGCACCGCCGGGCCGAGCGACCGCATCGCGTTCGTCTTCCCCGGCCAGGGGTCCCAGTGGCCCGCCATGGCCGAAGGGCTGCTCGACCGCTCGCCGGCCTTCCGCGAGTCCGCGCAGGCCTGCGACACCGCTCTGCGCTCGTACCTCGACTGGTCCGTCATGGATGTGCTGCGGCAGGTGCCCGGCGCGCCGGCCCTCAGCCGCGTCGACGTGGTCCAGCCCGTGCTGTTCACGATGATGGTGTCCTTGGCCGAGGCCTGGCGGGCCATCGGGGTCCACCCCGACGCCGTCGTCGGCCACTCCCAGGGTGAGATCGCCGCCGCCTGCGTCTCCGGCGGCCTCTCCCTCGACGACGCCGCCCGCATCGTGGCCCTGCGCAGCCAGGCATGGCTGACGCTGGCCGGCAAGGGCGGCATGCTCGCCGTCTCCCTGCCCGCCGAGGAGATCCGGCCCCGCCTGGAGCGGTTCGGCGACCGGCTGTCCGTCGCCGCCGTCAACAGCCCCGGCACCGCCGCAGTCGCAGGTGATCCCGAAGCCCTCCGTGAGCTCCTGGAGGAGCTCACGGCCGAAGGTATCCATGCCCGCGCCATCCCCGGCGTCGACACCGCCGGGCACTCCGCCCAGGTCGACGCCCTCAGGGACCACCTCATGGAGGTGCTGGCGCCGGTGTCCCCGCGCACCGGGCAGATCCCCTTCTACTCCACGGTCACCGGCGGGCTCCTCGACACCGCCGCCCTCGACAGCGCGTACTGGTACCGCAACATGCGCGAGCCCGTCGAGTTCGAGCAGGCCACCCGCTCCCTGATCGCCGACGGCTACGAGGTCTTCCTGGAGCCCAGCCCGCACCCCATGCTCGCCACCTCCCTGCAGGAGACCGTCGCCGACGCCTGCGGCCGGGCCGCCGTGCTCGGCACCCTGCGCCGGGAGAAGGGCGGCGCCCGCTGGTTCGGCGCCGCGCTCGGAATGGCCCACATCAGCGGGGTCGAGATCGATGCCGATGCCCTGTTCGGTACCGACTCCCGCCATGTCGACCTGCCCACCTACCCCTTCCAGCGCGAGCGTTACTGGTACCACGCCCCCGCTCGCCGCGGCGATGCCGCCGGCATCGGCATCCGCGAGGCCGGCCACCCGCTGCTCGGCGGGGGGGTCGAACTCCCCGAGTCCGGCTCGGTGGTCTACACCGCCCGGCTCGGTTCGGACACCCAGCCGTGGCTGGCCGACCATGCCCTCATGGGCACGGCCCTGCTGCCCGGCGCCGCCCTCATGGACCTCGCCCTATGGGCCGGCCGCCAGCACGGCTGCGACCGTCTCGACGAGCTGATCCTGCAGGCACCCGTGGTCCTCCCCGACAACGGCGCCATAGAACTCAGCCTGCTCGTCACCGCCGCCGACGAGGCAGGCAAGCGCACCCTCACGGTCCACTCCCGCGAGGCCGGAGTGGACCCGGGCTCCCCGTGGCGCCGCCATGCGGAGGCCGTCGTCGCCTCCGTCGACGGCGGGCCGGCTCCTGCCGCACCCGCCTCGGCTGATGGGGCGTGGCCCCCGGCGGCGGCCCAACCCGCCACCGGCACCGACCCCGAGTCCTTCTACGAGCAGTTCACCGGGCGCGGCTACGACTACGGCCCGCTTTTCCGGGGCTTCCGCGCCGGTTGGACCGAGGGCACCACCGTCCACGCCGAGGTGGCACTCCCCCAGCACGCCGACGAGACCACCGCCGGCTTCGGGCTCCACCCCGCGCTCCTCGACGCCGCTCTGCAGGCCATGAGCCTCGGCTCGTTCTTCCCCGAGGACGGCACGGCCCGCATGCCGTTCGCCGTCCGCGGTGTCCGCCTGTACGCCGAGGGTGTCGCCCGGCTGCGCGTCAGCATCTCCCCCGCCGGCGCCGAGGCCGTACGCCTGCTGTGCACCGACGACACGGGCCGGCCCGTCCTCGCCGTCGACGAGCTCGTAGTGAGGACCGTCTCCGACGAACAGCTCACCGCCGGCCCAGCGGGCGGCAGCAAGCGCAACGGCTCCCTGTACGAGGTCGACTGGCAGCAGCTGCCCGTCACCCAGGCCCTGCCCGTACGCCGGATCGCCGTCGTCGGCGAGGACCATGCCAAGATCGCCACCGCGCTGGAGGCCACCGGCAACGCCGGCGAGTGGTACCCCGACCTGGAGGCGCTGTTCGAGGCCGTATCCGTCGGACAGGCACCCGACACCGTCGTCGTGTCCTTCCCCCACCTTCCCTGCCCCGACGCGCGGTCCGCGCACACCACGGCCCACCGGGCCCTGGACCTCGCCCAGGCATGGCTGGAGCACGGCAGCGCCCTCTCCGGCACCACGCTCGTGCTGGTGACCCGCGGAGCCGTCGCCGCGGGCGGCGACGACGAGCCCGGCGACCCGGCCGCGGCCACCCTCTGGGGCCTGGTCCGCTCCGCCCAGTCCGAAGAGCCCGGCCGCTTCGCTCTGCTCGACGTGGACACGGACTCCGTCAACGTCACCGCCCTGACCGCCGCCCTCGCCTGCGGCGAACCCCAGGCAGCCGTCCGCGGCAGCGCCGTCCGCGTCCCCCGGCTCGTCCGGACGGGCGCCGACGGCGCCCGCGGCGACGTCCTCCTGCCGCCCGCCGAGAGCACCTCCTGGCGGCTCGCCACGAGCGGCACCGGCACCATGGAGGGCCTGCGCCTCGCCGCTGCGCCCGACGCCCTGGGCGAACTGCTGGAAGGGCAGGTACGCGTTTCCGTGCGTGCCGCCGGCCTCAACTTCCGCGACACCCTCATCGCTCTCGGCATGTACCCCGGCGACGCGGCGGTCATGGGCGCCGAAGGCGCGGGCGTCGTCACCGAGGTCGGGCCCGGTGTGACCGGACTCGCCCCCGGCGACCGTGTCCTCGGCATGTGGACCGGAGGATTCGGCCCCTACGCGATCGCCGACCACCGCATGGTCGCCCCGATCCCCACCGGCTGGACCTACGCGGAAGCGGCCTCCGTACCGGCTGTGTTCCTCACCGCCCAGTACGCCCTGACCCGCCTGGCCAAGGCCGAACCCGGCCAGAGCGTGCTCGTGCACGCCGCCGCGGGCGGCGTGGGCATGGCAGCCCTCCAACTGGCCCGCCACCACGGGCTGACCGTGTATGCCACGGCCAGCACCGGCAAGTGGGACACCCTGCGCCACCTCGGCCTGGGCGACGAGGCGATCTCCGACTCCCGCACCCTGGGCTTCGCCGACGCGTTCCTCACGGAGACCGGTGGCGACGGCGTGGACATCGTCCTCAACTCCCTCGCCGGTGAGTTCGTCGACGCCGGCCTGCGGCTGCTCCCCAGGGGCGGCCACTTCCTGGAGCTCGGCAAGGCCGACGTACGCGACCCGCGGCGGATCGCCGCCGACCACCCGGGCACCGTCTACCAGGCCTTCGACCTGGTGCAGGCCGGGCCGGAGACCGTCGGTGAGATGCTGCGCGAACTGCTCGCGCTCTTCGAGGCGGGAGTCCTCGTGTCGCTGCCGATGACGACCTACGAGATCCGGCACGCCCGTGAGGCCTTCCGCGCCCTCAGCCAGGCACGTCACACCGGCAAGCTCGTCCTCACCCTGCCACCGTCGTTCGGGCCGTACGGCACCGTGCTGGTCACCGGCGGCACCGGCACCCTCGGCAGCGCTGTGGCCCGCCACCTGGTCGCCGAGCACGGCGTACGCCATCTCGTACTCGCCGGCCGCCAGGGCCTGGAGGCCGATGGCGCCCCCGAACTGGCCGCCGAGCTGACCGCTCTGGGCGCCGAGGTCGCCGTACGGGCCTGCGACGCGGGCGACCGCGAACAGCTCGCCGCGCTCCTCGCCGCCATCCCGCGGGACCAGCCGCTGACCGGCGTGGTCCACACCGCCGGCGTGCTCGCCGACGGCACGCTCCCCACGCTCACCCCCGAGGTCCTGGACACCGCTCTGCACCCCAAGGTCGACGCCGTGCTCAACCTGCACGACCTCACCCGCGACCTCGATCTGTCCGCCTTCATCATGTACTCGTCCTCCTCCGCCCTCTTCGGCAGTCCCGGCCAGGGTGGCTACGCGGCGGCCAACGCCTTCCTCGACGCCTTCGCCGGCTACCGCCGCTCCCTCGGCCTGCCCGCCGTATCCCTCGCGTGGGGCCTGTGGTCCAGCAGCAGCCGCATGGCCGAGCATCTCGACCAGAGCGGAATGCACCGCCGGCTCGCACGCGGCGGCATCATGCCGCTCACCGACGCCGAAGGGCTCGCGCTCTTCGACTCCGCGCAGACCGTCGACAACCCCCTGCTGGTCCCGATCCGGCTCAACCACGCGGCTCTGCGCGCCGCGGGCCCGGTCCCCGCCTTCCTCAGCTCGCTGGTCGACGGCGCGGACACCCGGTCCGGGCGGCGCGCTCAGGAAGGTCCCGCCGAGACCCTCGCCGACCGGCTCGCCGGCCTGTCCGCCGAGGGCCAGGCGGAAGTCGTCCTGGAGGCCGTACGGACCCACGCCGCGGCCGTGCTCAACCACGGCGGGCCGGAGAGCATCGTCGTCGACCGGGCGTTCAAGGAACTCGGATTCGACTCCCTCACCGCCGTCGAAATGCGCAACAGGCTGGCCGCGGCCACAGGACTGCGTCTGGCGGCCACCCTGGTCTTCGACCACCCGACGCCGGAGGCACTCGCCGCGCACCTGCGCCGCGAACTGGCGGCGGAGGGGGCCGCGGCCGCTCCGGCGGCCCCGGACGCTCGTGGGACCTCCGTCATGGCGGAACTCGACCGTCTGGAGGCCTTGTTCGGCACCCTCGCCGGACAAGCCGCCGACAGTGCCGTCACCGACGAGACGGCACACAAGGAGATCGCCAACCGGCTCACGGCCCTCGCCGGCCTGTGGGGCGGTATCGGCAGCGGATCCGGCGGCACACATCTCGCGGACTCGGAGGGGGAATCGGTGGCCGCGTCCATCGAGGACGCCGAGGACGACGAGATCTTCGCATTCATCGACGAGCGGTTCTGA